The proteins below are encoded in one region of Caloramator mitchellensis:
- a CDS encoding TrmH family RNA methyltransferase — translation MLSKNNKLIKDTLKLKQKKYRDESGKFIIEGARFVEEALNENKVEYIFYSGKFASSKYSSILDANCPKYEVEDAVIKELSDTETPQGIIAVCIKTDYDLEVLKDFAVIIDGVQDPGNLGTIIRTADAAGADAVIIVKGTVDVYNSKTLRSTMGSIFHLPVIYIDEFETSIDILKQKGFKVYATDLTAKSYIYDFDFKQKTAIIIGNEANGIPQSHIELATDKIKIPMIGRAESLNAAMASSILLYEVVRQRIIK, via the coding sequence ATGCTCAGCAAAAACAATAAACTTATTAAAGATACTCTAAAATTAAAACAGAAGAAATACAGGGATGAGTCAGGAAAATTCATCATAGAAGGTGCAAGGTTTGTTGAAGAGGCGTTAAATGAAAACAAGGTAGAATATATTTTCTACTCAGGAAAGTTTGCTTCTTCTAAATACTCATCAATATTAGATGCAAATTGCCCTAAATATGAAGTAGAAGATGCAGTGATAAAAGAACTTTCGGACACAGAAACGCCACAGGGCATTATTGCAGTTTGTATAAAGACTGATTATGATTTAGAGGTTTTAAAGGATTTTGCAGTAATAATAGACGGGGTTCAGGACCCTGGAAACCTTGGAACAATAATAAGAACAGCAGATGCTGCTGGAGCCGACGCTGTAATTATAGTAAAAGGGACAGTTGATGTGTATAATTCTAAAACTTTGCGCTCAACGATGGGCTCGATATTTCATCTGCCTGTAATTTATATAGATGAATTCGAAACTTCAATAGATATATTAAAACAAAAGGGCTTCAAAGTATATGCTACTGACCTGACTGCTAAAAGTTATATATACGACTTTGATTTTAAACAGAAAACTGCAATAATCATAGGAAACGAAGCAAATGGGATACCACAAAGCCACATAGAGCTTGCAACGGATAAAATAAAGATACCTATGATAGGCAGAGCAGAGTCACTAAACGCAGCCATGGCGTCTTCAATACTTTTATATGAGGTTGTAAGGCAAAGAATTATCAAATGA
- the rpmI gene encoding 50S ribosomal protein L35, with translation MPKMKTHRGAAKRFKKTASGKFKRSHAYHRHILTKKSAKRKRKLRKAAFVNVTEIKKMRKLMPYA, from the coding sequence ATGCCAAAAATGAAGACACATAGAGGTGCGGCAAAGAGATTTAAGAAGACTGCATCAGGAAAATTCAAAAGATCACACGCATATCATCGTCATATATTGACTAAGAAGAGTGCAAAGAGAAAGAGAAAGCTTAGAAAGGCTGCATTCGTAAACGTTACAGAAATCAAGAAAATGAGAAAGTTAATGCCTTACGCATAA
- a CDS encoding potassium channel family protein: MKSKQFVVIGLGRFGSSVAKTLYQLGNEVMAIDNDEETVQSISDYVTHAVQADATDEATIRSLGIRNFDVAVVTIGSDIQSSVMVTLLLKELGIKYVIAKAHNELHAKVLYKIGADRVVFPERDMGVRVAHNLCSSNILDYIELSPDYNIMEIAAIEEWHNKSFRELDMRNKYGFNVMAIKRSNDINISPKADDVIRPGDILVVISETDNIRKFESDKLR; the protein is encoded by the coding sequence ATGAAATCTAAGCAATTCGTAGTGATTGGACTTGGAAGATTTGGCTCAAGCGTTGCCAAAACATTATATCAATTAGGAAATGAAGTAATGGCAATAGATAACGATGAAGAGACAGTTCAGAGCATTTCAGATTATGTAACTCACGCTGTTCAGGCTGATGCTACAGACGAAGCTACAATAAGGTCTTTAGGAATTAGGAACTTTGACGTTGCAGTTGTGACAATAGGCAGTGACATTCAATCAAGCGTAATGGTTACGCTTCTTTTAAAGGAACTTGGAATAAAATATGTTATAGCAAAGGCGCACAATGAACTTCATGCAAAAGTTTTATATAAGATTGGCGCAGACAGGGTGGTATTCCCAGAAAGAGATATGGGAGTTAGAGTTGCGCATAATCTTTGCTCATCAAATATACTCGACTATATAGAACTTTCGCCGGACTATAATATTATGGAAATTGCAGCAATTGAAGAATGGCACAATAAATCATTTAGGGAACTCGATATGAGAAACAAATACGGATTCAATGTTATGGCAATTAAAAGGAGCAACGACATTAACATCTCGCCTAAGGCGGATGACGTCATTCGTCCAGGTGATATACTTGTTGTAATCTCTGAAACGGATAATATAAGAAAATTTGAATCTGATAAATTAAGATAG
- a CDS encoding DUF6873 family GME fold protein codes for MERFIKTPNLPQGNVSLAAVDGRINSEIEKQFNKLNIRLIKTEKIDTYDAISYHPDIMLHHIGEDKIVVPPNIPNKLYYELEKEGFKLIIGKKAVGYQYPDDVAYNVARIGKWAVCNKRFTDEILLDELVKSEIDIIDVKQGYSKCSIAIIAQNSVITSDKGIAKKMVQNLLDVLLIQAGFIELKGLNHGFIGGACGFVSQDKLAFYGNLRFHPDESNIRRFMSKYGIYCLELSETNLIDYGTIIPLKEYSILK; via the coding sequence TTGGAAAGATTTATAAAAACTCCTAACCTGCCTCAAGGAAATGTTTCACTTGCAGCAGTCGACGGCAGAATTAACAGCGAAATAGAAAAACAATTTAATAAATTAAATATTAGGCTTATAAAAACAGAGAAAATAGATACATATGATGCAATTTCCTATCATCCTGATATAATGCTTCATCATATTGGAGAGGATAAAATAGTTGTGCCTCCAAACATCCCAAATAAACTTTACTATGAACTTGAAAAGGAAGGATTCAAGTTAATAATAGGCAAAAAAGCTGTTGGATACCAATATCCTGATGATGTAGCCTATAACGTAGCAAGAATAGGAAAATGGGCAGTCTGTAATAAAAGATTTACTGATGAAATACTTTTGGATGAACTTGTAAAAAGTGAAATCGATATAATCGATGTTAAACAAGGATATTCAAAATGTTCCATCGCTATAATTGCACAAAATTCTGTAATTACTTCTGATAAAGGAATTGCAAAAAAAATGGTTCAAAATTTATTAGATGTCTTATTGATTCAAGCGGGGTTTATAGAACTTAAGGGGTTAAATCATGGGTTTATTGGAGGAGCATGTGGATTTGTTTCACAAGACAAATTAGCATTTTATGGCAATTTAAGATTCCATCCCGATGAAAGCAATATCAGAAGGTTTATGTCAAAATACGGTATTTATTGTTTGGAACTGTCCGAAACTAACCTGATTGATTATGGAACTATTATCCCTCTGAAGGAATATTCTATATTGAAGTAA
- the pheS gene encoding phenylalanine--tRNA ligase subunit alpha: MREQLQKIKEEALLEIKSADNSQKIDEIRVKYLGKKGSLTTILRGMGALSPEERPIVGKIANEVREEIENQIENALNEIKNKERNMKIKSEYIDITMPGKRHSIGNIHPLNKVLDEIKEIFFGMGFSIAEGPEIELDYYNFEALNVPKNHPARDEQDTFYISENLVLRTQTSPIQIRTMEKTKPPIRIIAPGRVYRSDAVDATHSPIFYQIEGLVVDKGITMASLKGTLETFAKRFFGENTRTKFRPHHFPFTEPSAEVDVSCFVCGGEGCRVCKGSGWIEILGCGMVHPDVLRKGGIDPDVYSGFAFGMGLDRIVMIKYGIDDIRLLYENDIRFLKQF; this comes from the coding sequence ATGAGAGAGCAGCTTCAAAAGATTAAAGAAGAAGCATTATTGGAGATTAAATCGGCTGACAATAGCCAGAAAATCGATGAGATTAGGGTAAAGTATCTTGGAAAAAAGGGAAGTCTTACAACGATACTTCGCGGCATGGGTGCTTTAAGCCCTGAAGAAAGACCTATTGTGGGCAAAATTGCAAATGAAGTCAGGGAAGAAATTGAAAACCAGATTGAAAATGCATTAAATGAAATCAAAAACAAAGAAAGAAATATGAAGATTAAATCCGAATACATAGATATTACAATGCCGGGCAAAAGACATTCGATTGGAAACATCCACCCTTTAAACAAGGTGTTAGACGAGATAAAGGAAATATTCTTTGGTATGGGATTTTCAATTGCAGAGGGACCAGAGATAGAGCTTGATTATTATAATTTTGAGGCGCTTAACGTTCCTAAGAACCACCCAGCAAGGGATGAACAGGACACATTCTACATTAGCGAAAACCTCGTTCTTAGAACTCAAACTTCACCAATACAGATAAGAACTATGGAAAAAACAAAGCCGCCTATAAGAATTATTGCGCCAGGTAGAGTTTACAGGTCTGATGCAGTGGATGCAACCCACTCGCCTATATTTTATCAAATCGAAGGGCTTGTTGTTGATAAGGGAATTACTATGGCGAGCCTTAAGGGAACTCTTGAAACATTTGCTAAGAGGTTCTTCGGAGAAAACACAAGAACAAAATTCAGACCACACCACTTCCCATTTACCGAACCATCGGCCGAAGTGGATGTTTCATGCTTTGTATGCGGTGGAGAAGGCTGCAGAGTGTGCAAAGGTTCAGGATGGATTGAAATATTAGGATGCGGTATGGTTCACCCAGATGTATTAAGAAAGGGCGGAATTGACCCTGATGTTTACAGCGGCTTTGCATTTGGAATGGGGCTTGATAGAATAGTTATGATTAAATATGGAATAGATGATATTAGACTATTATATGAAAACGATATAAGATTCCTAAAGCAGTTTTAA
- the ytxC gene encoding putative sporulation protein YtxC → MLLLSIGFADESSNINDKFNELCTYLRNNEINIAMVENDIAEYHYIKLLLKDSEKDIKNFDNYRDLFLSYATDIIYEYISKNYEMKILEKLIRQNYGYFSPEEMEDIKQKCGSYIMGTGILPVNDVITSMKHRNEIYKKIEDYLQESNEIIIDGFVKFRLKNLEDDISEILDRMIEEYMVEREYDEFIKLLRYFVEIQESKYDVLNIYINQNGDYTLKDGNSLNITRELFADFEVFNENNDTTVDDILLSIIVTCAPRQLIIHSVENCRNKEIIETIKNIFLERTIFCDTCEDCKIIRSGQIV, encoded by the coding sequence GTGCTTCTCTTATCAATTGGATTTGCCGATGAAAGTAGCAACATTAACGATAAATTTAATGAGCTGTGCACATATTTAAGAAACAACGAAATAAACATTGCCATGGTGGAAAACGATATTGCGGAATATCATTATATAAAATTGTTATTAAAGGACAGTGAAAAGGATATTAAGAATTTTGATAATTATAGAGATTTGTTTTTAAGTTATGCAACCGATATTATTTATGAATATATATCAAAAAATTATGAAATGAAGATACTAGAAAAGCTTATAAGGCAAAATTATGGTTATTTTTCTCCTGAAGAGATGGAGGATATAAAGCAAAAATGCGGTTCATATATAATGGGAACAGGTATTCTACCTGTTAACGATGTCATAACAAGTATGAAACATAGAAACGAAATCTACAAAAAAATAGAGGACTACCTGCAGGAGAGCAATGAGATTATAATAGATGGATTTGTTAAGTTTAGGTTGAAAAATTTAGAGGATGACATTAGTGAGATACTCGATAGGATGATTGAAGAATACATGGTGGAAAGGGAATACGATGAATTTATAAAGCTGCTTAGGTATTTTGTTGAAATACAGGAGAGCAAATACGATGTTCTTAACATATATATAAATCAAAATGGGGACTATACCTTAAAAGACGGCAACTCATTAAATATCACGCGTGAATTGTTTGCGGATTTTGAAGTCTTTAATGAAAACAATGATACAACCGTTGATGACATACTTTTGAGCATTATTGTTACTTGTGCCCCAAGGCAGCTCATAATTCACTCGGTTGAAAACTGCAGAAACAAGGAAATAATTGAGACGATTAAAAATATATTTTTGGAGCGAACTATATTCTGCGATACCTGTGAGGATTGCAAAATAATAAGGTCTGGACAGATAGTTTGA
- a CDS encoding MFS transporter gives MVHIIREYFPAFTHRNYKLFWTGQVISLIGTWMQNAALNWIVYSMTRDGFLSGLMTAVQFTPLFAFSLFAGLIIERFPKRKILIFTQSMLLVFALIFYILLYFNRLTYPLILIILFFIGTIQALDNPTRQSFVVELVEGKKHLLNAIALNSAAFNAARLVGPAVAGKMMADFGAKWCFLFNAISFLAVLMGLLMMKMKDIPSRHQIKDPLSDIKEGLKYIKKTPKLLYTIISLVIIPTFCMNFNVLIPIYTKDYLMMQEKAYGMLLSSLGLGALIGAIFVAVRASKEKALYFQLMGSFGLSAFLIILGLLKNYNLSILNLVVLGLFMISFNTTSNSILQFNSPDEMRGRIMSVYSLVFGGLTPIGSLYAGTLAKYAGANNAFIISGIIGFIGFFVLFKRRRELV, from the coding sequence TTGGTTCATATAATTCGAGAATATTTTCCAGCATTTACACATAGAAATTATAAATTGTTCTGGACAGGACAAGTTATATCTTTAATTGGAACATGGATGCAGAATGCAGCTCTTAACTGGATTGTCTATTCTATGACGCGAGACGGTTTTTTATCAGGGCTTATGACGGCCGTTCAATTCACACCGCTATTTGCATTTTCGCTTTTCGCAGGTCTTATAATCGAAAGATTCCCAAAAAGAAAAATACTCATTTTCACGCAAAGCATGCTTTTAGTTTTTGCACTTATATTTTATATTTTACTATATTTTAATCGTTTGACATATCCTTTGATTCTAATTATATTATTTTTCATAGGAACTATTCAGGCGCTTGACAATCCTACAAGACAATCCTTTGTTGTTGAACTTGTTGAAGGCAAAAAGCATCTTTTAAACGCAATCGCATTAAATTCTGCAGCATTTAATGCTGCAAGGCTGGTAGGGCCAGCAGTTGCGGGAAAGATGATGGCTGATTTTGGAGCGAAATGGTGCTTTTTATTTAATGCAATAAGCTTTTTAGCAGTTTTGATGGGGCTTTTGATGATGAAGATGAAGGATATCCCATCAAGGCATCAGATAAAGGACCCATTGTCTGATATAAAAGAAGGATTAAAATATATAAAAAAGACCCCAAAACTTTTATATACAATTATATCACTTGTTATAATTCCAACATTTTGCATGAATTTTAATGTATTGATTCCTATATACACAAAGGATTATCTAATGATGCAGGAAAAGGCCTATGGGATGCTATTATCGTCATTAGGTCTTGGGGCATTAATAGGGGCCATATTTGTAGCTGTAAGGGCAAGCAAGGAAAAGGCGCTGTATTTTCAGCTTATGGGGTCATTTGGACTTTCTGCATTCTTAATCATACTTGGACTTTTAAAGAACTATAATTTATCTATATTGAATTTGGTAGTTCTTGGACTTTTTATGATATCGTTTAATACAACTTCAAACAGCATATTGCAGTTTAATTCACCCGATGAAATGAGGGGTAGAATTATGAGCGTTTATTCTCTTGTTTTTGGAGGTTTAACACCAATCGGAAGTTTATACGCAGGAACTTTGGCAAAATATGCTGGTGCAAATAACGCATTTATAATAAGTGGAATAATTGGATTTATAGGTTTTTTTGTTCTTTTTAAAAGAAGAAGGGAGCTTGTTTAA
- the infC gene encoding translation initiation factor IF-3, whose amino-acid sequence MNVINKQHLINEEIREKEVRLIDSDGSQLGIVATKEALKLAEQKQLDLVLIAPQAKPPVCKIMDYGKFAYEQQKKEKEAKKKQKVINIKEMRITPNIDEHDLNVKAKNTEKFLKDGDKVKVTVKFRGREAEHSHLGEEVLRRFFEKVSEVGVIEKEPKLEGKSMIMILSPKKQ is encoded by the coding sequence GTGAATGTTATTAATAAACAACATTTAATCAACGAAGAAATTCGTGAAAAGGAAGTTAGACTCATCGATAGCGATGGTTCACAGCTTGGAATAGTGGCTACTAAAGAGGCGCTTAAATTAGCTGAACAAAAACAGTTAGACTTAGTTCTAATTGCACCACAGGCAAAACCACCTGTATGCAAGATTATGGACTACGGTAAGTTTGCTTACGAGCAACAGAAGAAGGAAAAGGAAGCAAAGAAAAAGCAAAAAGTTATAAACATAAAGGAAATGAGAATTACTCCAAACATAGATGAACACGACCTTAATGTTAAGGCTAAAAATACAGAGAAGTTCTTAAAGGATGGCGACAAGGTTAAAGTTACTGTTAAATTCAGAGGAAGAGAAGCAGAACATTCCCATTTAGGAGAAGAAGTTCTTAGAAGATTCTTTGAAAAGGTCTCTGAAGTGGGTGTTATAGAAAAAGAGCCAAAGCTTGAAGGCAAAAGTATGATAATGATATTAAGCCCTAAGAAACAGTAA
- a CDS encoding TrkH family potassium uptake protein, whose amino-acid sequence MLFKESEEGVKIYKLQPVQILALGFAGVILLGALILKLPISSADGTSTPFIDCLFTATSAVCVTGLVVVDTGTHWSTFGQFIILLLIQIGGLGFMTFATLFAIVLGRKITLKERLVMQEAFNAFNIQGIVKLAIYIMGITFSIEGLGAILLSTQFVPEFGWKRGIYYGVFHAISSFCNAGFDLIGDFKSLTPYVENPVINLTVMGLVIVGGLGFGVITEIINHKNMKKFSLHSKVVLLTTAILIATGAVMFFVLEYNNPNTLGALSFKGKILSSLFASVTPRTAGFNTINLPDMTTSSKFLTILLMFVGASPGSTGGGIKTTTAMLIIMTVYAVIHGREDTEMFNRRIPKEVVYRAIAITFISFMLVIGVTMVLSITQSGDFMEFLYEATSAFGTVGLSLGLTSTLTNIGKVVVMLTMYVGRVGPLTLALAFARKQLMTSKSVKYPEDRILVG is encoded by the coding sequence ATGCTATTCAAAGAAAGCGAGGAAGGCGTCAAAATATACAAGCTACAGCCTGTGCAAATATTGGCGCTCGGATTTGCAGGAGTTATTCTTTTAGGGGCACTTATTTTGAAATTGCCTATATCCTCTGCAGACGGAACATCTACACCTTTTATAGATTGTCTCTTTACAGCCACCTCTGCTGTATGCGTTACAGGACTTGTTGTTGTAGATACCGGAACGCACTGGAGCACATTTGGACAATTTATTATACTTTTATTAATTCAAATAGGCGGGTTAGGATTCATGACCTTTGCAACTCTGTTTGCAATTGTCCTTGGAAGGAAAATAACCCTTAAAGAAAGGCTGGTTATGCAGGAGGCATTTAACGCCTTTAATATACAGGGTATTGTTAAGCTTGCCATCTATATTATGGGAATTACCTTCAGTATAGAGGGGCTTGGGGCCATTCTTTTATCAACGCAATTTGTTCCTGAATTCGGTTGGAAAAGGGGAATATATTACGGAGTTTTCCATGCCATATCCTCTTTTTGCAATGCAGGTTTCGATTTGATTGGCGATTTTAAAAGCTTAACGCCGTATGTTGAAAATCCGGTAATCAACTTAACAGTTATGGGTCTTGTTATAGTTGGCGGATTAGGATTTGGAGTTATTACCGAAATAATTAACCATAAAAACATGAAAAAATTCTCGCTGCATTCAAAGGTTGTCCTTTTGACGACGGCAATTTTGATAGCGACAGGGGCAGTAATGTTTTTTGTTCTTGAATACAACAACCCTAATACTCTTGGGGCATTGTCATTCAAGGGCAAAATACTATCAAGCTTGTTTGCCTCAGTTACTCCAAGAACAGCAGGATTTAATACAATAAATCTTCCGGATATGACAACTTCAAGCAAGTTCCTTACAATATTATTAATGTTTGTCGGTGCGTCGCCAGGCTCTACAGGCGGTGGTATCAAGACGACAACTGCAATGCTGATAATTATGACGGTTTATGCTGTCATTCATGGTAGAGAAGATACTGAAATGTTTAATAGAAGAATTCCGAAAGAAGTTGTATATCGTGCTATTGCAATAACTTTTATAAGCTTTATGCTGGTAATTGGAGTTACTATGGTCCTTTCAATAACCCAAAGCGGCGACTTTATGGAATTTCTTTATGAAGCAACATCAGCCTTTGGAACAGTTGGACTTAGCTTGGGCTTAACATCTACACTGACTAATATAGGAAAAGTAGTGGTAATGTTGACTATGTATGTAGGCAGAGTTGGACCACTTACTCTTGCACTTGCATTTGCACGAAAACAGTTGATGACAAGCAAAAGCGTAAAATATCCTGAAGATAGAATATTGGTTGGATAA
- the thrS gene encoding threonine--tRNA ligase, producing the protein MINVTLKDGKVLEFEAPVKAEDVAKKISMGLYKNALAAKIDGEVKELFTVIDKDCSLEILTFEDEGGRESLRHTASHILAQAVKRLFPDVKLAIGPAIDNGFYYDFDADFPITPEILEKIEKEMEKIVKEDLEIERFELPRDAAIKFMQERDENYKVELIGDIPEGENISFYKQGEFVDLCAGPHVASTGKVKAIKLLSVAGAYWRGNEKNKMLQRVYGTAFSKKSELEEYLNLLEEAKKRDHRKIGKELELFAIMEEGPGFPFFLPKGMVIRNELENFWREEHVKRGYKEVKTPIILNEALWHRSGHWDHYKENMYFTKIDEQDFAVKPMNCPGGILVYKNTMHSYRELPLRLGELGLVHRHEISGALHGLMRVRCFTQDDAHIFMLPSQIKDEVLGVINFIDYVYKLFGFEYHVELSTRPENSMGSDEDWEHATNSLIEALNSAGLNYKVNEGDGAFYGPKIDFHLKDCLGRTWQCGTIQLDFQMPERFDLHYIGEDGEKHRPVMIHRVIFGSIERFIGILIEQYAGAFPTWLSPVQVKILPVTDRANDYARELEAKLKEMNIRVESDLRNEKIGYKIREAQLQKVPYMIILGDKEVENKNISLRSRREGDLGSMEFEAFLSKITEEIDKKISNV; encoded by the coding sequence ATGATTAATGTTACTTTAAAGGATGGCAAGGTGTTAGAATTTGAAGCACCAGTTAAAGCAGAAGACGTAGCTAAAAAGATAAGCATGGGACTTTACAAAAATGCCCTTGCAGCTAAAATCGATGGAGAGGTTAAGGAACTTTTCACAGTAATCGATAAGGACTGCAGCCTTGAGATATTGACCTTTGAGGATGAAGGTGGTAGAGAATCATTAAGACACACTGCATCCCATATTTTAGCGCAGGCAGTAAAAAGGCTTTTCCCGGATGTTAAACTTGCTATAGGTCCTGCTATCGATAATGGATTCTACTACGATTTTGATGCAGATTTTCCAATAACTCCTGAAATACTTGAGAAGATTGAAAAGGAGATGGAAAAGATAGTTAAGGAAGATTTAGAAATTGAACGTTTTGAACTTCCAAGGGACGCTGCTATTAAATTCATGCAGGAGAGGGACGAAAACTACAAGGTTGAGCTTATAGGGGATATCCCTGAAGGGGAAAACATTTCATTCTATAAGCAGGGTGAATTTGTCGACCTATGTGCAGGCCCTCATGTTGCTTCAACTGGCAAGGTTAAGGCGATAAAGCTTTTATCAGTTGCCGGTGCATACTGGAGAGGAAACGAAAAGAACAAGATGCTTCAAAGAGTTTATGGAACAGCTTTTTCTAAAAAGAGTGAACTTGAAGAATATCTAAACCTATTAGAAGAAGCTAAAAAGAGAGACCACAGAAAAATAGGCAAGGAACTTGAATTGTTTGCAATAATGGAGGAGGGTCCGGGTTTCCCATTCTTCCTTCCAAAGGGAATGGTTATAAGAAACGAACTTGAAAACTTCTGGAGAGAAGAACACGTTAAAAGGGGCTACAAGGAAGTTAAAACTCCTATAATACTTAACGAAGCATTATGGCACCGCTCAGGGCACTGGGACCACTATAAGGAAAACATGTATTTTACAAAGATAGATGAACAGGATTTTGCAGTAAAGCCTATGAACTGCCCGGGTGGAATATTAGTATATAAGAACACAATGCACAGCTACAGAGAACTTCCATTAAGGCTTGGAGAACTTGGACTTGTTCACAGACACGAAATATCAGGAGCTCTCCATGGACTTATGAGGGTTAGATGCTTTACTCAGGACGATGCCCATATATTCATGCTTCCATCACAAATAAAGGACGAAGTTTTGGGAGTTATAAACTTTATCGACTATGTCTATAAATTATTCGGATTTGAATACCACGTAGAGCTATCAACTAGACCTGAAAACTCGATGGGAAGCGATGAGGATTGGGAACACGCAACAAACTCACTTATTGAGGCTCTAAACTCAGCCGGACTAAACTATAAGGTTAACGAAGGCGACGGTGCATTCTATGGTCCAAAGATAGACTTCCACCTGAAGGATTGCCTAGGAAGAACATGGCAGTGCGGAACAATCCAGCTTGATTTCCAAATGCCAGAAAGATTTGACCTACACTATATAGGTGAAGATGGAGAAAAGCACAGACCAGTAATGATTCACAGGGTTATATTTGGAAGCATTGAAAGATTTATAGGAATTCTTATAGAACAATATGCTGGAGCATTCCCAACTTGGCTGTCACCTGTTCAGGTTAAGATACTTCCAGTCACTGACAGAGCAAATGATTACGCAAGGGAACTTGAAGCAAAACTAAAGGAAATGAACATAAGAGTTGAATCAGATTTAAGAAACGAAAAGATAGGCTACAAGATAAGAGAAGCTCAGCTTCAAAAGGTTCCATATATGATTATACTTGGTGATAAGGAAGTTGAAAATAAGAATATATCTTTAAGATCAAGAAGAGAAGGCGATTTAGGTTCAATGGAATTTGAAGCTTTCCTTTCAAAGATTACAGAAGAAATAGATAAAAAGATTAGCAATGTGTAA
- the rplT gene encoding 50S ribosomal protein L20 has protein sequence MARVKRAVHAHKKRRKIMKLAKGYFGAKSKLYRIAKQQVMKSLAYAYVGRKLKKRDFRKLWIARINAAARANGLSYSRLINGLKLAGVEINRKMLADIAVNDAAAFADLVNLAKSKLNA, from the coding sequence ATGGCAAGAGTAAAGAGAGCCGTTCATGCTCATAAAAAACGTAGAAAGATAATGAAGCTTGCTAAGGGATACTTTGGAGCAAAGAGCAAGTTATATAGAATTGCAAAGCAACAGGTAATGAAGAGCTTAGCTTATGCTTACGTAGGAAGAAAGCTTAAGAAGAGAGATTTCAGAAAGCTTTGGATAGCAAGAATTAATGCTGCAGCAAGAGCAAATGGATTATCATACTCAAGACTTATAAACGGTCTTAAGCTTGCTGGAGTTGAAATAAACAGAAAAATGCTTGCTGATATCGCGGTAAACGACGCAGCAGCATTTGCTGACTTAGTAAACTTAGCAAAGTCAAAACTAAATGCATAA